From Verrucomicrobia bacterium S94, the proteins below share one genomic window:
- the flgK gene encoding flagellar hook-associated protein FlgK, with the protein MSGLNDLLQLSGSGLRAYQNQINVFSNNIANVNTDGYSRRSLELETGIPDEGLGTGVQSGEVVRIYNIMGRNALLQELPNAGYHSEMSTYLSDLESLLGGGAGGLDQALADFEAALQDAAASPEDLAARTVLLQSASTLASEFNQLDSALAQVESLWGSMEDAVGEFNALAAQLQDLNRNITRAEAAGRSVPDLLDERDQLVQELALQANVTVSPDYGITLGGQELVSADGLSRQELAVDAADTFSVGGTDITAAVTGGKLAARGAAADTAVALQDQLNSLAGTLIAEVNAVFDNAYNLNGERPADLGYTFFTGTDAGDIAVDVSLYDPADPMGARPERVALAATRADDGPPPVPNAGDNTAGLLLSDTLEGALSGLDGQSLSGFWIQVETTLGGAVNEETQLAASSAGVVEMFDNQMLSVSGVNLDEELLNLMSAQKAYEACARVMSTANSLLDTLIDLGR; encoded by the coding sequence ATGTCTGGTTTAAATGATCTTCTCCAGCTGAGCGGTAGTGGACTTCGGGCCTATCAGAATCAGATTAATGTCTTCAGCAATAATATTGCGAATGTAAATACAGACGGCTACAGCCGTCGTTCGCTTGAGCTTGAAACCGGTATTCCGGATGAAGGACTGGGTACCGGCGTTCAGTCCGGGGAGGTGGTCCGGATCTATAATATCATGGGACGCAACGCGCTTTTGCAGGAGTTGCCGAATGCCGGTTATCATTCAGAAATGTCGACCTATCTTTCGGATCTGGAATCACTGCTCGGAGGCGGGGCCGGAGGGCTGGACCAGGCGCTTGCGGATTTCGAAGCGGCACTGCAGGATGCAGCGGCTTCACCGGAGGATCTGGCGGCGCGCACGGTATTGCTGCAAAGTGCTTCTACGCTTGCGTCGGAGTTCAATCAGCTCGATAGCGCGCTGGCTCAGGTAGAGTCTCTGTGGGGCTCCATGGAGGATGCCGTCGGTGAATTCAATGCGCTGGCGGCTCAACTGCAGGATTTAAATCGTAATATCACCCGTGCGGAAGCGGCGGGACGGTCTGTTCCGGACCTGCTGGATGAGCGCGATCAGCTGGTGCAGGAACTGGCCTTGCAGGCGAATGTGACTGTTTCGCCGGACTACGGGATTACGCTGGGCGGGCAGGAGCTTGTTTCCGCAGATGGGCTCAGCCGGCAGGAACTGGCTGTGGACGCCGCAGATACGTTCTCCGTGGGGGGCACGGATATTACAGCGGCCGTTACCGGTGGAAAACTGGCGGCCCGGGGGGCTGCGGCAGATACCGCAGTGGCACTGCAGGATCAGCTCAATAGTCTGGCCGGAACACTGATTGCGGAGGTGAACGCTGTTTTTGACAATGCCTACAATCTGAACGGTGAACGTCCAGCCGACCTGGGCTACACATTTTTTACCGGAACGGATGCGGGCGATATTGCTGTGGATGTCAGTCTTTATGATCCGGCCGATCCGATGGGGGCCCGGCCTGAGCGGGTGGCTTTGGCGGCTACACGCGCCGATGACGGTCCGCCGCCGGTTCCCAATGCAGGGGATAATACGGCAGGACTGCTGCTTTCCGATACATTAGAAGGGGCGCTCAGTGGACTGGACGGGCAATCGCTGTCCGGTTTCTGGATACAGGTTGAAACCACGCTCGGGGGTGCCGTGAATGAAGAGACGCAACTGGCGGCCAGCAGTGCGGGAGTCGTTGAAATGTTCGACAACCAGATGCTTTCTGTCTCCGGCGTTAATCTCGATGAGGAGCTTTTGAATCTGATGAGTGCTCAGAAAGCCTATGAAGCCTGTGCACGTGTAATGTCTACGGCAAACAGCCTGCTGGACACGCTTATTGACCTCGGACGTTAA
- the glmS gene encoding glutamine--fructose-6-phosphate transaminase (isomerizing), with protein sequence MCGIVGYFGKRKAADILVDGLRRLEYRGYDSAGVACLYNGKIDVVKNPGKIADLRTKVFAQPSETITSSTLGIGHTRWATHGPPNEINAHPHVDASGRFALAHNGIIENYKDIRKVLEQQGIKCVSDTDSEVLVQLVAFLYKGNLEDAVSEALQQVKGTYGIVVITDHEPNKLVVARCGSPIVIGLGRNETLVASDASAIIPHTRDAVYLEDFDMAVITDQGMEMCNVYRAPVSRDVTEMDWDEGAAEKGEFEHFMLKEMFEQPQAIRNTIRGRLDFEMGTAVLSGLDFSARDAAQINRVLVVGCGTSMHAGMVGEYAIEEMAGVNAEVEQAAEFRYRNPIITPNDLVIAISQSGETADTLAAVREAKQKGALVAGICNVVGSTIARETGRGVYLHAGPEIGVASTKAFTCQVSVMLMMALKIARTRRLPGHDGTQFARWVQRMPELVEQVLKQNDAIKAVARKYARCDNAFFIGRGYLFPVALEGALKLKEISYVHAEGYHAAELKHGPIALLEENTPVIALLNNIPGKDKTLGNAEECKARNAPVIAVVSEGDEVIAEGFEDVIVVPDCPPAICPVPTVVALQLLAYHIAAARGCEIDQPRNLAKSVTVE encoded by the coding sequence ATGTGCGGAATTGTTGGATATTTCGGGAAACGCAAAGCAGCCGATATTCTGGTGGACGGGCTGCGCCGTCTGGAATACCGGGGGTATGACTCGGCGGGTGTGGCCTGCCTGTATAACGGGAAGATTGATGTTGTTAAAAATCCCGGAAAAATTGCGGATCTCCGAACAAAGGTTTTTGCACAGCCGAGTGAAACCATTACCTCTTCGACACTGGGTATCGGGCATACCCGCTGGGCGACGCATGGTCCGCCGAATGAGATTAATGCTCATCCGCATGTGGATGCCTCCGGCCGGTTTGCGCTGGCGCATAACGGTATTATTGAAAATTATAAAGATATTCGCAAGGTGTTGGAGCAGCAGGGTATCAAGTGTGTTTCCGATACGGATTCCGAGGTTCTGGTTCAGCTGGTGGCCTTTCTTTATAAAGGGAATCTTGAAGATGCGGTGAGCGAAGCGCTTCAGCAGGTGAAAGGGACGTACGGTATTGTGGTGATTACCGATCACGAGCCCAATAAACTGGTGGTGGCCCGTTGCGGCAGCCCGATTGTCATTGGGCTGGGACGCAATGAAACGCTGGTGGCCAGCGATGCATCCGCCATTATTCCGCACACCCGTGATGCGGTTTATCTGGAAGATTTCGATATGGCGGTGATTACCGATCAGGGCATGGAGATGTGCAATGTGTACCGGGCTCCGGTGAGCCGTGATGTTACCGAGATGGACTGGGATGAAGGGGCCGCCGAAAAGGGTGAATTTGAACACTTCATGCTGAAGGAGATGTTTGAACAGCCCCAGGCGATCCGCAATACCATACGCGGTCGTCTTGATTTTGAAATGGGAACGGCGGTTCTTTCCGGACTCGATTTTTCCGCTCGCGACGCCGCGCAGATCAACCGTGTTCTTGTGGTCGGCTGCGGGACATCGATGCATGCCGGCATGGTCGGTGAATATGCCATTGAGGAGATGGCCGGCGTGAATGCCGAGGTGGAGCAGGCCGCGGAATTCCGCTACCGCAATCCGATCATCACACCGAATGATCTGGTGATTGCGATCAGTCAGTCGGGTGAAACGGCCGATACGCTGGCCGCCGTACGGGAGGCCAAGCAGAAAGGGGCACTGGTGGCGGGTATCTGTAATGTGGTCGGTTCAACGATTGCCCGTGAGACCGGTCGCGGTGTGTATCTGCATGCGGGGCCGGAGATCGGTGTGGCTTCGACAAAGGCCTTTACGTGTCAGGTTTCGGTGATGCTTATGATGGCACTTAAAATCGCGCGTACGCGACGTCTGCCCGGACATGACGGAACGCAGTTCGCCCGCTGGGTTCAACGTATGCCGGAACTGGTTGAGCAGGTGTTGAAACAGAACGATGCGATTAAAGCGGTAGCCCGGAAATATGCCCGGTGTGATAACGCATTTTTTATCGGGCGCGGCTATCTCTTTCCGGTAGCGCTTGAAGGTGCGCTGAAATTGAAGGAGATCAGTTATGTCCATGCCGAGGGGTATCATGCCGCTGAACTCAAGCACGGTCCAATTGCATTGCTCGAAGAGAATACGCCGGTGATTGCGCTGCTGAACAATATTCCCGGCAAAGACAAAACGCTGGGTAATGCTGAAGAGTGCAAAGCCCGCAATGCGCCGGTGATTGCGGTGGTCAGTGAAGGCGATGAAGTCATTGCGGAAGGATTTGAAGACGTGATTGTGGTGCCGGATTGTCCGCCGGCCATCTGTCCGGTTCCGACCGTGGTTGCTCTTCAATTGCTGGCCTATCATATTGCGGCGGCGCGGGGCTGTGAAATTGATCAGCCGCGTAATCTCGCGAAATCTGTAACGGTGGAATAA